Proteins from one Deinococcus sp. AB2017081 genomic window:
- the leuS gene encoding leucine--tRNA ligase, with the protein MTQTNNESPIHIPEPRMERYNPHAIEQKWQDAWERSGLYTFDESAPGEKFYALTMFPYPSGNLHIGHWYANVAPDARARWLRMRGYNVLFPMGFDAFGLPAENAAIKNNVDPAKWTYANIERMVGQFRRMGTMIDWSRQFATSDPEYYRWNQWFFIEFYKRGLAYKKGGFVNWCPKDQTVLANEQVVNGHCERCGTAVEKRNLSQWYLKITDYADELLDFSDTDMPEKVRLMQTNWIGKSVGAEVTFDTPAGPETVFTTRPDTLMGATFMVLAPEHAKVGALTTDEQRDAVEAYVAAAGRKTDVERQQEGEKTGVFTGSYATHPITGHQLPIWVADYVLVTYGTGSIMAVPAHDERDFAFARQFGLDIVEVIRAEGGEPMAADAGEAYTGEGVIVNSGEFDGLPGGKASIAGIVERLEARGIATAKTTYRLRDWLFARQRYWGTPIPFVHCPEHGAQPVPEDQLPVRLPENVAFTPTGQSPLKLDRAWLATTCPVCGGPAERDTDTMDTFVDSSWYMYRYLSPGYHDGPFDPSKDGMMPVNLYTGGIEHAILHLLYSRFWVKVMRDLGLTKHSEPFARLRNQGMILGEDGEKMSKSSGNVVDPDDLVREYGADTVRTYLMFIAPWELGGPWDPQGINGPAKWLSRVWNVYFEDGTSGPAETTTEADLRYAVHSTLKKVTGDFDRLSFNTIIASLMELTNTLVKAKRSPAAGTAAWDEALDIFNRLLAPVVPHIAEEIWHQRGLEGSVHTQSWPAVDEAAATRDTVTIGVQVGGKVRGQVTISKTATQDEAMAAARANADVARFVEGRETVKEIYVPGRIINIVVKG; encoded by the coding sequence ATGACCCAGACGAACAACGAGAGCCCCATCCACATCCCCGAGCCGCGCATGGAGCGGTACAACCCGCACGCCATCGAGCAGAAGTGGCAGGACGCGTGGGAGAGGAGCGGCCTGTACACCTTCGACGAATCTGCTCCCGGCGAGAAGTTCTACGCGCTGACGATGTTCCCGTACCCCTCTGGAAACCTGCACATCGGGCACTGGTACGCGAACGTGGCCCCGGACGCGCGGGCGCGCTGGCTGCGGATGCGCGGGTACAACGTGCTGTTCCCGATGGGCTTCGACGCCTTCGGGCTGCCCGCCGAGAACGCGGCGATCAAGAACAACGTCGATCCGGCGAAGTGGACATACGCGAACATCGAGCGCATGGTCGGGCAGTTCCGGCGCATGGGCACCATGATCGACTGGAGCCGCCAGTTCGCCACCAGCGACCCCGAGTACTACCGCTGGAACCAGTGGTTCTTCATCGAGTTCTACAAGCGCGGCCTGGCGTACAAGAAGGGCGGCTTCGTGAACTGGTGCCCGAAGGATCAGACGGTGCTGGCGAACGAGCAGGTCGTGAACGGCCACTGCGAGCGCTGCGGCACGGCCGTGGAGAAACGCAACCTGAGCCAGTGGTACCTGAAGATCACGGACTACGCCGACGAGCTGCTGGACTTCAGCGATACCGACATGCCCGAGAAGGTGCGCCTGATGCAGACGAACTGGATCGGGAAGTCCGTGGGCGCGGAGGTGACCTTCGACACGCCGGCCGGGCCGGAGACGGTGTTCACGACCCGCCCGGACACCCTGATGGGCGCGACGTTCATGGTGCTGGCCCCCGAGCACGCCAAGGTGGGCGCGCTGACCACCGACGAGCAGCGTGACGCCGTGGAGGCCTACGTGGCGGCGGCGGGCCGCAAGACGGACGTGGAACGCCAGCAGGAGGGCGAGAAGACCGGCGTGTTCACCGGCAGCTATGCCACGCACCCCATCACCGGGCACCAGCTGCCGATCTGGGTGGCGGACTACGTGCTGGTCACGTACGGCACCGGCTCGATCATGGCCGTGCCCGCCCACGACGAGCGCGACTTCGCGTTCGCCCGGCAGTTCGGCCTGGACATCGTGGAGGTCATCCGTGCCGAAGGCGGCGAGCCGATGGCCGCGGACGCCGGAGAGGCGTACACCGGCGAGGGCGTGATCGTGAACTCCGGCGAGTTCGACGGCCTGCCCGGTGGGAAGGCCAGCATCGCGGGGATCGTGGAGCGGCTGGAGGCGCGCGGCATCGCGACCGCGAAGACCACGTACCGCCTGCGCGACTGGCTGTTCGCCCGCCAGCGGTACTGGGGCACGCCCATTCCCTTCGTGCACTGCCCCGAGCACGGCGCGCAGCCGGTGCCCGAGGATCAGCTGCCCGTCCGGTTGCCGGAGAACGTGGCGTTCACCCCGACCGGCCAGAGCCCGCTGAAGCTGGACAGGGCGTGGCTGGCAACGACCTGCCCGGTGTGCGGCGGCCCCGCCGAGCGGGACACGGACACCATGGACACCTTCGTGGACTCCAGCTGGTACATGTACCGCTACCTGAGCCCCGGCTACCACGACGGCCCGTTCGACCCGAGCAAGGACGGCATGATGCCGGTGAACCTGTACACGGGCGGCATCGAGCACGCGATCCTGCACCTGCTGTACTCGCGCTTCTGGGTGAAGGTCATGCGCGACCTGGGCCTGACCAAGCACAGCGAGCCCTTCGCAAGGTTGCGCAACCAGGGCATGATCCTGGGCGAGGACGGCGAGAAGATGAGCAAATCAAGCGGGAACGTCGTCGACCCGGACGACCTGGTGCGCGAGTACGGCGCGGACACCGTGCGCACGTACCTGATGTTCATCGCGCCGTGGGAGCTGGGCGGCCCGTGGGATCCGCAGGGCATCAACGGCCCCGCGAAGTGGCTGTCGCGCGTGTGGAACGTGTACTTCGAGGACGGCACGAGCGGCCCCGCCGAGACCACGACCGAGGCCGACCTGCGCTACGCCGTGCACAGCACCCTGAAGAAGGTGACGGGCGACTTCGACCGCCTGAGCTTCAACACCATCATCGCCTCGCTGATGGAACTGACGAACACGCTGGTGAAGGCCAAGCGCTCGCCCGCCGCCGGCACCGCCGCGTGGGACGAGGCGTTGGACATCTTCAACCGCCTGCTGGCCCCGGTCGTCCCGCACATCGCCGAGGAGATCTGGCACCAGCGCGGGCTGGAGGGCAGCGTGCACACGCAGTCCTGGCCCGCCGTGGACGAGGCCGCCGCCACCCGAGACACTGTGACCATCGGGGTGCAGGTGGGCGGCAAGGTGCGCGGGCAGGTCACGATCTCCAAGACCGCCACCCAGGACGAGGCGATGGCCGCTGCCCGCGCGAATGCCGACGTGGCCCGCTTCGTCGAGGGCAGGGAGACGGTGAAGGAGATCTACGTGCCCGGCCGGATCATCAACATCGTCGTCAAGGGCTGA
- the trpC gene encoding indole-3-glycerol phosphate synthase TrpC — protein MSGLPPLSLESVPGVLGRIVMERAADYRAADPDVGAPRTGTRHFEAALRAPGLSLIAEVKRASPSQGAIAPLDPAQAARAYEAGGAAAISCLTEPRYFDGTAQALHDVVAAVRVPVLRKDFVVHPVMLREAAEWGASAALLMVSVLGGATGAYLEIAHHLGLDALVEVHDEAELDIALVAGARIIGVNNRDLTTLHIDLAVSPRLIARARAAGFTGVLVAESGYRTPADLERVRDVADAVLVGTSLAGSGDLTRAARDLMAPRSLTEG, from the coding sequence ATGAGTGGCCTGCCGCCCCTGTCCCTGGAGTCCGTCCCCGGCGTGCTGGGCCGCATCGTGATGGAACGGGCCGCCGACTACCGCGCGGCCGATCCGGACGTGGGTGCACCGCGCACCGGCACCCGGCACTTCGAGGCCGCGCTGCGGGCCCCCGGTCTCTCCCTGATCGCGGAGGTCAAGCGGGCGAGCCCCAGCCAGGGGGCCATCGCGCCCCTCGACCCGGCGCAGGCGGCGCGGGCCTACGAGGCGGGCGGCGCGGCGGCCATCTCGTGCCTGACCGAGCCCCGGTACTTCGACGGCACCGCCCAGGCGCTGCACGACGTGGTCGCGGCCGTCCGCGTGCCGGTGCTCCGCAAGGACTTCGTGGTGCATCCCGTCATGCTGCGCGAGGCCGCCGAGTGGGGCGCGTCGGCGGCGCTGCTGATGGTCAGCGTGCTGGGCGGGGCGACCGGGGCGTATCTGGAGATCGCCCACCACCTGGGCCTCGACGCCCTGGTCGAGGTGCACGACGAGGCCGAACTGGACATCGCGCTGGTGGCGGGGGCGCGGATCATTGGCGTGAACAACCGTGACCTCACGACGCTGCATATCGATCTGGCCGTCAGCCCCCGGCTGATCGCGCGGGCACGGGCCGCCGGCTTCACGGGCGTGCTCGTCGCCGAGAGCGGCTACCGCACCCCGGCGGATCTGGAACGTGTCCGGGACGTGGCCGACGCGGTGCTGGTCGGCACCAGCTTGGCAGGCAGCGGTGACCTGACGCGGGCCGCCCGTGACCTGATGGCGCCGCGCTCTCTGACGGAGGGGTGA
- the arsB gene encoding arsenical efflux pump membrane protein ArsB, translating into MLAVLIVLSTVALVIWRPLGLGAARAATLGAAVALLTGVVAVSDLPGLWHATWNATLSLVGLIVLSLLLDAAGLFRWAALHVARWGGGHGRRLLALLVVFSAVVAALFANDGGVLILTPIVLELAGLLHLGRAATLTVALAVGFVVDAASLPLTVSNLTNIIAADAFRIGFGTYAGVMLPVNAAVVLACLGVLLAVYGRTLPARYDVAALPEPASAVTSWGVFRAGWVVTPLLLAGAFLAEGAGIPLSAVVVTCAATVWIVAARSGNVGSRAVLRGAPWNVVAFSLAMYTVVSGLRGAGVTGAYGAWLGGWAAHGTLPAVLASGVSVAGLSAGLNNLPALLTAILGIQESGVSGHAQRALAYGALVGADIGPKLTPIGSLATLLWLHVLKGRGLSVSWGEYLRAGLVLTPPVLLVGLLALWWRLG; encoded by the coding sequence GTGCTGGCCGTCCTGATCGTCCTCTCGACCGTCGCCCTGGTCATCTGGCGACCCCTGGGCCTCGGCGCGGCGCGCGCGGCCACGCTGGGGGCCGCGGTGGCCCTGCTGACCGGCGTGGTGGCCGTGTCCGACCTGCCGGGGCTGTGGCACGCCACGTGGAACGCCACCCTGAGCCTCGTCGGATTGATCGTGCTGAGCCTGCTGCTGGACGCGGCGGGCCTGTTCCGCTGGGCGGCGCTGCACGTGGCCCGCTGGGGCGGCGGGCACGGACGGCGGCTGCTGGCGCTGCTGGTCGTGTTCAGCGCGGTCGTGGCCGCCCTGTTCGCCAACGACGGCGGGGTGCTGATCCTCACGCCGATCGTGCTGGAACTCGCGGGCCTGCTGCACCTGGGCCGCGCCGCCACGCTGACCGTGGCCCTGGCCGTGGGCTTCGTGGTGGACGCTGCCAGCCTGCCGCTCACGGTCAGCAACCTGACCAACATCATCGCCGCCGACGCCTTCCGGATCGGCTTCGGGACGTACGCGGGCGTGATGCTCCCGGTGAACGCGGCCGTGGTGCTCGCGTGCCTGGGCGTGCTGCTCGCCGTGTACGGGCGCACGCTGCCGGCGCGCTACGACGTGGCCGCGCTGCCGGAGCCCGCGAGCGCCGTGACCTCCTGGGGCGTGTTCCGTGCCGGGTGGGTGGTCACGCCCCTGCTGCTCGCCGGCGCGTTCCTGGCCGAGGGGGCCGGGATTCCCCTGAGCGCCGTGGTCGTCACGTGCGCCGCAACCGTGTGGATCGTCGCGGCGCGCAGCGGGAACGTCGGCAGCCGCGCCGTCCTGCGCGGCGCGCCGTGGAACGTCGTGGCGTTCAGCCTCGCCATGTACACGGTCGTGTCGGGCCTGCGCGGAGCGGGCGTCACCGGCGCGTACGGCGCGTGGCTGGGCGGCTGGGCCGCCCACGGCACCCTCCCCGCCGTGCTCGCCTCGGGCGTGAGCGTCGCCGGACTCAGCGCGGGCCTGAACAACCTGCCCGCCCTCCTGACCGCCATCCTGGGCATCCAGGAGAGCGGCGTCAGCGGCCACGCGCAGCGGGCCCTCGCGTACGGGGCGCTCGTGGGCGCGGACATCGGGCCGAAACTCACGCCCATCGGGAGCCTCGCCACGCTGCTGTGGCTGCACGTCCTGAAGGGGCGCGGCCTGAGCGTGTCGTGGGGTGAGTACCTGCGCGCCGGGCTGGTGCTCACGCCGCCCGTATTGCTCGTGGGCCTGCTGGCGCTGTGGTGGCGGTTGGGGTGA
- the hpt gene encoding hypoxanthine phosphoribosyltransferase: MSLTPGTGPVQITQEQLQARIQELAAKIRDDYRGREPHLICVLNGAFMFHADLVRALGVPCTIDFLQASSYGNAKQSSGEVRLVKDLQFPLSDRHVILVEDIVDTGITMNYLLHYLEGRGPASLKVAALLSKPSRRKVEVPVEYLGFTIPDAFVYGYGLDRSQYDRNLPFITSQD, encoded by the coding sequence ATGAGCCTCACCCCCGGCACCGGCCCCGTCCAGATCACCCAGGAGCAGCTTCAGGCGCGTATCCAGGAACTCGCCGCGAAGATCCGCGACGACTACCGGGGCCGTGAGCCACACCTGATCTGCGTGCTGAACGGCGCGTTCATGTTCCACGCCGACCTCGTGCGGGCCCTGGGCGTGCCGTGCACCATCGACTTCCTGCAGGCCAGCTCGTACGGCAACGCCAAGCAGTCCAGCGGTGAAGTGCGGCTGGTCAAGGATCTCCAGTTTCCCCTCAGTGACCGCCACGTGATCCTGGTCGAGGACATCGTCGACACCGGCATCACCATGAACTACCTGCTGCACTACCTGGAGGGGCGCGGCCCCGCCAGCCTGAAGGTCGCCGCCCTGCTAAGCAAGCCCAGCCGCCGCAAGGTCGAGGTGCCCGTCGAGTACCTGGGCTTCACGATTCCCGACGCCTTCGTGTACGGCTACGGCCTCGACCGCTCCCAGTACGACCGGAATCTGCCGTTCATCACGAGCCAGGACTGA
- a CDS encoding TVP38/TMEM64 family protein — MTTATSAPPRYVRWLVLGGAVLLLVGVALLPDVRAFLVRGYAALTSTDPAVTHAFVDSLGWAGPLALIAGFVVQAVLPVLPALVMIAVTARAYGPVEGFFIVYAGTLLGAAAGYGLGRWVGDALVRLLAGESARLKAHAFAEKYGVQGVVMIRLMPVLSSDVMNLVAGAARMGFRPFMLATAVGALPVTALVVWLSGNAQRLFWGVGVLSGVVALAAMGRWWLARRAGQDTGPRPPVG; from the coding sequence ATGACGACGGCCACCTCCGCTCCGCCCCGGTACGTGCGCTGGCTCGTGCTGGGCGGCGCCGTGCTGCTGCTGGTGGGTGTGGCGCTGCTGCCGGACGTGCGGGCCTTTCTGGTGCGCGGCTACGCGGCGCTGACCTCGACGGATCCGGCGGTCACGCACGCCTTCGTGGACTCGCTGGGGTGGGCGGGGCCGCTCGCGCTGATCGCGGGCTTTGTGGTTCAGGCGGTGCTGCCGGTGCTCCCGGCACTGGTCATGATCGCCGTGACGGCGCGGGCCTACGGGCCGGTGGAGGGCTTTTTCATCGTGTACGCGGGCACGCTGCTGGGCGCGGCGGCGGGCTACGGCCTGGGGCGCTGGGTCGGGGACGCGTTGGTGCGGCTGCTGGCCGGCGAAAGTGCCCGCCTGAAGGCCCACGCCTTTGCCGAGAAGTACGGCGTGCAGGGCGTGGTCATGATCCGCCTGATGCCGGTGCTGTCGTCGGACGTGATGAACCTCGTGGCGGGGGCGGCCCGGATGGGTTTCCGGCCCTTCATGCTCGCCACGGCGGTGGGGGCGCTGCCGGTCACGGCGCTGGTCGTGTGGCTCAGCGGCAACGCGCAGCGGCTGTTCTGGGGCGTGGGTGTGCTGTCGGGCGTCGTGGCGCTGGCGGCGATGGGCCGCTGGTGGCTGGCCCGCCGGGCTGGTCAGGACACCGGCCCCCGGCCGCCGGTCGGGTAA
- a CDS encoding endonuclease/exonuclease/phosphatase family protein: MRPQLRRIRWLPRLVLSLLAVGLALTGLVYALTDHPKPVQAADVTCPADTPPLKAGQDVKLLSWNVQYLAGRGYVFFYDTLAGDGPDTRPTPESIARTLDEVVDVIRAENADVVMLQEVDRDSKRTDYADQLQLIQARLGGAYPCTATAYYHRAAFVPHPKIMGKVGLSLSTLSKTSIAAATRYQLPRICGDPVTVAFNFKRAVLGVTLPVQGSRPLTALHTHMDAFAQGCTTMQNQVAAVQELLDTTPAPWVMGGDFNLLGTRAAYDRLRERERAYFNPDTELTPLMDNYESFPSRAQIDSGEPEFITHYANDPAVGRPDRTIDYFFYSAGLPRTAERVRQDDPKISDHYAMLTTVRLP; encoded by the coding sequence ATGCGACCTCAGCTCCGCCGGATCCGCTGGCTGCCCCGACTCGTGCTGTCCCTGCTGGCCGTGGGACTGGCCCTGACCGGGCTGGTCTATGCCCTGACCGACCACCCGAAACCGGTGCAGGCCGCCGACGTGACGTGTCCGGCCGACACGCCCCCACTGAAGGCCGGGCAGGACGTGAAGCTCCTGAGCTGGAACGTGCAGTACCTCGCCGGGCGCGGCTACGTGTTCTTCTACGACACCCTGGCCGGCGACGGCCCGGATACGCGCCCCACCCCGGAGTCGATCGCCCGCACGCTGGACGAGGTGGTGGACGTGATCCGTGCCGAGAACGCCGACGTGGTGATGCTTCAGGAGGTCGACCGCGATTCGAAGCGGACGGACTACGCCGACCAGCTCCAGCTCATCCAGGCGCGACTCGGCGGCGCGTATCCCTGCACGGCGACGGCGTACTACCACCGAGCCGCGTTCGTGCCGCACCCGAAGATCATGGGGAAGGTCGGCCTGAGCCTGAGCACCCTGAGCAAGACCAGCATCGCCGCTGCCACCCGCTACCAGCTGCCGCGCATCTGTGGCGACCCGGTCACGGTGGCCTTCAACTTCAAGCGGGCGGTGCTGGGCGTGACCCTGCCGGTGCAGGGCAGCCGGCCGCTGACCGCCCTGCACACCCACATGGACGCCTTCGCGCAGGGCTGCACCACCATGCAGAACCAGGTGGCTGCCGTGCAGGAGCTGCTGGATACGACTCCGGCCCCGTGGGTCATGGGCGGCGACTTCAACCTCCTGGGCACCCGTGCCGCCTACGACCGCCTGCGCGAGCGCGAACGGGCCTACTTCAACCCGGATACGGAACTCACCCCACTGATGGACAACTACGAGTCCTTCCCCAGCCGCGCCCAGATCGACTCTGGCGAACCGGAGTTCATCACGCATTACGCCAACGACCCGGCGGTGGGCCGGCCCGACCGCACCATCGACTACTTCTTCTACTCAGCGGGTCTGCCGCGCACCGCCGAGCGCGTCCGGCAGGACGACCCCAAGATCAGCGACCACTACGCGATGCTGACGACGGTGAGGCTGCCCTGA
- the meaB gene encoding methylmalonyl Co-A mutase-associated GTPase MeaB — MSTPAPDLTARYVAGDPRALARAVTLAEAGLPAARPLLRAARKHAGHAVVLGVTGSPGSGKSTLTDVLIAQLRARGQRVAVLAVDPSSPYSGGAILGDRIRMLRHHADAGVFVRSLASRGALGGLSARTMGVLALLEGAGFDWVILETVGVGQSEVDVAAACDHTLLVLTPAGGDGVQAFKAGIMEIADVVAVNKADLPGADRTVRELLAAQGLGAHDAGTWFAPIHKTVAATGEGVEAVIDAALAHRAHLGEAGLRARREARAEFEVRALVQERLHRRAREVSHDLYARVAAGELDAETAADELLGRT; from the coding sequence GTGAGCACGCCCGCTCCCGACCTGACCGCCCGCTACGTGGCCGGCGATCCCCGTGCCCTGGCCCGCGCCGTCACCCTGGCCGAGGCAGGCCTGCCCGCAGCCCGGCCCCTGCTGCGCGCTGCCCGGAAGCACGCCGGACACGCCGTCGTGCTGGGCGTGACCGGCAGCCCCGGCAGCGGCAAGAGCACCCTGACCGACGTGCTGATCGCGCAGCTGCGTGCCCGTGGGCAGCGGGTCGCGGTGCTGGCCGTCGATCCCAGCAGTCCGTATTCCGGCGGCGCGATCCTGGGCGACCGCATCCGGATGCTGCGCCATCACGCGGATGCCGGCGTGTTCGTCCGCTCGCTGGCCAGCCGGGGGGCCCTGGGCGGCCTGTCGGCCCGCACCATGGGCGTGCTGGCCCTGCTGGAGGGGGCAGGCTTCGACTGGGTGATCTTGGAGACCGTCGGCGTCGGTCAGTCCGAGGTCGATGTGGCCGCCGCGTGCGACCACACCCTGCTGGTGCTCACCCCGGCCGGGGGCGACGGCGTGCAGGCCTTCAAGGCCGGGATCATGGAGATCGCGGACGTGGTGGCCGTGAACAAGGCCGACCTGCCGGGGGCCGACCGCACCGTGCGCGAACTGCTGGCCGCACAGGGCCTGGGGGCCCACGACGCCGGCACGTGGTTCGCGCCCATCCACAAGACGGTGGCCGCGACAGGAGAGGGCGTGGAGGCGGTCATCGACGCCGCCCTGGCGCACCGTGCCCACCTGGGCGAGGCCGGCCTGCGCGCCCGCCGCGAGGCCCGCGCCGAGTTCGAGGTGCGGGCGCTGGTGCAGGAGCGCCTGCACCGCCGTGCCCGCGAGGTCAGCCACGACCTGTATGCCCGCGTGGCCGCCGGCGAACTGGATGCCGAGACGGCGGCCGATGAATTGCTGGGCCGGACATGA
- the purM gene encoding phosphoribosylformylglycinamidine cyclo-ligase codes for MTDSKTDAAASAYERAGVSIDAGHRAVELMKGAVARTHTPAVLGGIGGFGGLFRAAFSHLSDPVLVASTDGVGTKTKVAVRVGKHGGLGADIVNHCVNDILVQGARPLFFLDYVAMGKLRPEVVAEVVTGAARACEALGVALLGGETAEMPGVYVEGELDIVGTIVGVVDRPALIDGTRIEPGDAVIALPSAGLHTNGFSLARLALDDLDWNEARADLNGRTLADVLPVPHRAYLPAYDALHSAGVDVRGMAHITGGGLVDNPPRVFPAGVGMRIETTSWTVPPVFELIVQRAQVERREAFRALNMGVGFLFIVPAAQQASALDALAAAGERPWVIGEMIAGQGVTFAGGQP; via the coding sequence ATGACGGACAGCAAGACTGACGCTGCGGCGTCCGCGTACGAACGCGCTGGCGTGAGCATCGATGCCGGGCACCGCGCGGTGGAACTGATGAAGGGTGCGGTGGCGCGGACTCACACGCCCGCGGTGCTGGGGGGGATCGGGGGCTTCGGCGGCCTGTTCCGCGCGGCCTTCTCGCACCTGAGTGACCCGGTGCTGGTCGCCAGCACGGACGGCGTGGGCACCAAGACCAAGGTGGCGGTGCGGGTCGGCAAACACGGTGGCCTGGGCGCGGACATCGTGAACCACTGTGTGAACGACATCCTGGTGCAGGGGGCCCGACCGCTGTTCTTCCTCGACTACGTCGCCATGGGCAAACTTCGCCCCGAGGTCGTGGCCGAGGTCGTCACCGGGGCCGCGCGGGCCTGCGAGGCGCTGGGCGTGGCCCTGCTGGGCGGCGAGACGGCCGAGATGCCCGGCGTGTACGTCGAGGGGGAACTCGACATCGTGGGAACCATCGTGGGTGTGGTCGATCGCCCCGCCCTGATCGACGGCACGCGGATCGAACCCGGCGACGCCGTGATCGCACTGCCCAGCGCGGGCCTGCACACCAACGGGTTCTCGCTGGCCCGCCTGGCGCTGGACGATCTGGACTGGAACGAGGCCCGTGCCGATCTGAACGGGCGGACCCTCGCGGACGTGCTGCCGGTGCCGCACCGCGCGTACCTGCCCGCCTACGATGCCCTCCACAGCGCCGGGGTCGACGTGCGCGGCATGGCGCATATCACCGGGGGCGGCCTGGTAGACAATCCCCCGCGCGTCTTCCCGGCGGGCGTGGGCATGCGGATCGAGACCACGTCGTGGACGGTGCCGCCTGTCTTCGAGCTGATCGTCCAGCGGGCCCAGGTCGAGCGCCGCGAGGCCTTCCGTGCGCTGAACATGGGCGTGGGGTTCCTGTTCATCGTGCCCGCCGCGCAGCAGGCGTCGGCGCTGGACGCGCTGGCGGCGGCGGGCGAGCGGCCCTGGGTGATCGGTGAGATGATCGCCGGTCAGGGCGTCACCTTCGCTGGCGGTCAGCCTTGA
- a CDS encoding histidine phosphatase family protein, with protein MTQRLAPTGFTAPDRATATEFWVVRHGESTWNADGRYQGQADVPLSHIGILQAATLAERLTGQGFAAVYSSDLLRASQTAQAVSARLAGAPTVQLDPGLREIDVGQLSGLVIADIRERHADYLQALLVDPWATRRPGGESMEDLYARCGAAFHALRERHPGQRVLVFTHGGVVRVAVGLALGGVPANAWSRLSVTNTSITRVLLGDGSGTLLGFNDDAHLENLLEATEADDVLGQSP; from the coding sequence TTGACGCAGCGGCTCGCCCCGACCGGCTTCACCGCTCCAGACCGGGCCACCGCCACCGAATTCTGGGTCGTCCGCCACGGCGAGAGCACGTGGAACGCCGACGGCCGCTACCAGGGGCAGGCCGACGTGCCCCTGAGCCACATCGGGATTCTCCAGGCGGCCACGCTGGCCGAGCGTCTGACCGGGCAGGGCTTCGCGGCCGTGTATTCCAGCGACCTGCTGCGGGCCTCGCAGACGGCCCAGGCGGTGAGCGCCCGGCTGGCCGGTGCCCCCACCGTGCAGCTCGACCCCGGCCTGCGTGAGATTGACGTCGGGCAGCTCTCGGGTCTGGTCATTGCGGACATCCGCGAGCGCCACGCCGACTACCTGCAGGCACTGCTGGTCGATCCGTGGGCGACCCGCCGCCCTGGCGGCGAGAGCATGGAGGATCTGTATGCCCGCTGCGGCGCGGCCTTCCACGCGCTGCGGGAGCGGCACCCGGGACAACGGGTGCTGGTCTTCACGCACGGCGGCGTGGTGCGCGTCGCGGTGGGGCTCGCGCTGGGTGGGGTGCCCGCCAACGCGTGGTCGCGCCTGAGCGTCACGAACACCAGCATCACGCGGGTGCTGCTCGGCGACGGCAGCGGCACCCTGCTCGGCTTCAACGACGACGCCCACCTGGAGAACCTGCTGGAAGCGACCGAGGCGGACGACGTCCTCGGCCAGTCGCCGTGA